A single Neospora caninum Liverpool complete genome, chromosome VIIb DNA region contains:
- a CDS encoding 5-aminolevulinic acid synthase, related, with the protein MSRFVRAPPTAARRAAASVSPSSHMCPFLSRHTNQSLASLFPFRAFCPVASKFDSATLPAVMRATTLNHQHFPHLSPPLSAAGPACGAGLEARGDTAPFEPPAAPVSLLGAQPDGRALKSVEGGDASSLSPFYYEQRFTDAINELHAEGRYRVFAQLQRKRGEFPKAAIFFDRQSGWEGKDAPVSGTQAGGDTAPVDAPARKETRRQADDAQGADPKGRAEQWIQSANAQEESGGVATAGLSAARAIADVAKQFLHGQVQLWCSNDYLGMGQNPLVIQAAHEALDAAGAGAGGTRNISGNCTFHLELERELAALHGKEAALLFTSGYVANEATLSTLGKLLPNLHIFSDEKNHASIIAGIRGARCAKKIFRHNDLIHLESLLAEAPPDVPKLIVFESIYSMDGSVSPVKDICDLAEKFNCLTYIDEVHSVGMYGLTGGGVTEQTGQQLRVDLINGTLAKAVGVFGGYVAGKATLVDCIRSYAAGFIFTSSVPPAVAAAATASIRYLRRSCTERHLQQLRATQLKALLLSRDFPVLLNPSHIVPVLVGCPIACKRASDLLLHEHKLYIQPINYPTVPRGTERLRITPGPLHTYEDLVSLVDALDQVWNALGLMRATAFKETQDLLVGRHALEKAEGSVSNASLWEEESVKSGLEECERKSGRSARKMLRALLEDQFFFSERQPSAQQVHAVDRLRQAEPSAESTFPPASRFLPRSRFGDKETNEEPGLARYVGTSKVDRQWSETQDAQLGDGRVQSRQRDVSGGHPDRRIEVRA; encoded by the exons ATGTCTCGGTTCGTGCGTGCGCCTCCGACGGCTGCGCGTCGCGCAGCCGcgtcggtgtctccgtcttcgcaCATGTGcccgtttctgtctcggcaCACGAAccagtctctcgcgtcgctctttccgtttcgcgccttctgcccCGTCGCATCCAAATTCGACTCCGCCACGCTCCCCGCAGTCATGCGCGCGACGACGCTCAATCACCAGCACTTCCCgcacctgtctccgccgctctctgccgcgGGCCCCGCCTGTGGGGCAGGCCTGGAggcgcgcggagacaccgcccCGTTCGAGCCTCCTGCGgcgccggtgtctcttctcggcgcgCAACCTGACGGGCGAGCCTTGAAGAGCgtcgagggaggagacgcgtcgtcgctgtcgccgtTCTACTACGAGCAACGCTTCACCGACGCAATCaacgaactgcatgcagaaggcCGCTACCGCGTCTTTGCCCAGCTGCAACGAAAGCGGGGCGAATTCCCAAAGGCTGCGATTTTCTTCGACCGACAAAGCGGctgggaaggaaaagacgcgccGGTTTCCGGCACCCAGgccggcggagacaccgcgcctGTGGACGCGCCCgccaggaaggagactcggagacaggcagacgaCGCTCAGGGCGCAGACCCGAAGGGACGAGCAGAGCAGTGGATCCAGTCCGCAAACGCACAAGAGGAATCCGGCGGCGTCGCCACCGCGGGGCTCTcagccgcgcgcgcgatCGCCGACGTTGCCAAACAGTTCCTTCACGGCCAGGTTCAGCTGTGGTGCTCCAACGACTACCTGGGAATGGGGCAGAATCCCCTCGTGATTCAG GCGGCGCACGAGGCCTTGGACGCCGCAGGTGCGGGCGCAGGAGGCACGCGAAACATCAGCGGGAACTGCACTTTCCATCTGGAGCTTGAACGCGAACTGGCCGCGCTCCACGGCAAGGAAGCCGCCCTCCTCTTCACGTCAG GGTACGTCGCGAATGAGGCGACGCTGTCGACGCTCGGAAAGCTTCTTCCGAATTTGCACATTTTCTCGGACGAGAAGAACCACGCGTCGATCATTGCAGGCATACGAGGGGCGCGCTGTGCGAAGAAGATTTTCCGCCACAATGACTTGATCCATTTGGAGAGTTTgctggcggaggcgccgcccgACGTGCCGAAGCTGATAGTCTTTGAGAGCATCTACAGCATGGACGGGAGCGTCTCGCCGGTGAAGGACATCTGCGACTTGGCCGAGAAGTTCAACTGCCTGACGTACATCGACGAGGTCCATTCTGTCGGGATGTACGGCCTCACCGGCGGGGGCGTCACCGAACAAACTGGGCAACAACTTCGTGTCGACCTCATAAACG gGACACTGGCGAAGGCGGTCGGCGTTTTTGGCGGCTACGTGGCTGGGAAAGCGACCTTGGTTGACTGCATTCGTTCGTATGCAG CCGGCTTCATTTTCACCTCCTCGGTGCCGCCTGCCGTTGCGGCTGCGGCGACTGCGTCGATCAGATACCTTCGGCGTTCTTG CACTGAGAGGCATCTTCAGCAGCTGCGGGCGACGCAGCTGAAGGCCTTGCTGCTTTCTCGCGACTTTCCTGTCTTGCTCAATCCGAGCCACATCGTTCCGGTTCTCGTGGGTTGTCCGATCGCCTGCAAGCGCGCGTCCGATCTCCTTCTTCACGAGCACAAG ctgtacatacagcccATCAACTACCCCACAGTGCCGCGAGGCACTGAGCGTCTTCGCATCACACCGGGACCTCTGCACACGTACGAAGACCTCGTCAGTCTGGTAGATGCCCTCGACCAG GTGTGGAACGCCTTGGGGTTGATGCGGGCGACGGCGTtcaaggagacgcaggactTGCTCGTGGGCCGGCACGCCTTGGAAAAGGCCGAGGGTTCTGTCTCGAACGCGAGTCtgtgggaagaagaaagcgtgAAGAGCGGCCTCGAGGAGTGCGAACGGAAGAGTGGACGCAGCGCGAGGAAGATGCTTCGCGCGCTCCTGGAAGACcagtttttcttttctgagCGGCAACCCAGCGCGCAGCAAGTGCATGCGGTGGACCGGCTGCGACAGGCAGAGCCCAGTGCGGAGTCGACGTTCCCGCcggcttctcgtttcctcccgcGCAGCCGCTTCGGGGACAAAGAAACGAACGAGGAGCCGGGGCTAGCGAGATATGTGGGAACGTCAAAAGTGGACAGGCAGTggtcggagacgcaggacgcGCAGCTCGGCGACGGCAGAGTGCAGtcgagacagcgcgacgTGTCTGGGGGTCATCCCGACAGGCGAATTGAGGTCCGAGCTTGA